The region CACGACCGTCCACTTGCCGAGCTTCGTGTCGTACACCTTGGTGGTGTAGGTGGTGGTTGTTGTATTAATGACATCATCCACTATTTCAGGATAGCCCGGGTCAGCGGTGCTATCCACCGTCCGTTCATCCACAACGCGCCACCGATTGTTGCGTCTGTCGTATATCTTCTTCTTGTAGGTTACTTTGCTGCTACCATCCGTCTCCTTGCTGACATAACGCTCGAAGGCAGGACGACTCTTGTTTGGGCCCTGGGTGCTACCATCGCTGTACTCCGTCCAGGTTTTGGTCTTCACGTCGTACACCTCCTTCTTGGACGTGGACTTGGACTGTTTGCTGCTGCTCGAGCTCTGGAGGAGTGTGCTCTCGCTGACCTCCTTGTTGGACTTGGACGACGATGACGTAGCCGTGTCAACAGCTGTGCTGAGCCTATCGGTGCGGTGTCGGCCAGTGTTCGCCTCCTCCACTTCCAGTTTATCGTTGCGGCGCGTGGACGTCGATGACGTCGTCGCCTTTGTTGTGGTCGCGCCAGACGTCGCGGCAACCGGTTCGGGGCGGGTGCCTGCCGCTGGCGGCGACGTCACCGATGCGTTGATGGTTCCATCAGCTGTTCCGCTGCTTGGCGGCAGCTTTGGCACGCTCTGAGATTCGCTCAAATGAATAACACCGCCGTTGGAGCTGGTCGAAGTGCTGCTCTTCAGGTTGCTGATGTTGATGTTTGTGCTTGTTTTtgtgctgctgctactgctggtGGTGTTTGTCATTGTCTTGGTGTCTGTATCGAAGCCAACCTGTTTCCTCGGCCCGGATGATGTCATACCGGTAGCCGTGTCGGCTCTCTCGCTGCCAATGAGCGTTTCGTTGGCGCTCCGTAGACTGGAACTGGTTGTGGACTCAAACTGCTGCTGGAGCTTCTGGCTGGAAGACATCGACGAGGACGACGTGTACATTTTCGAGACACTGCCCCCGCTGGCGGAGACGGATAGCGTGGGTGTTGTGATCTCCACCACCTCGATCGGCACCGAGAATACTGGATCTTTCTTTTCGCTTTCGAGCAGATCAATCGATGAAATGATCTTCTCGTTGGCATAGTCCCTGGAGATcttgctgatgctgctgctgctgctactgtgTTGCACCTGAGATTGCTCTACGTAGGAGGACGAAGACTGGGACTGCGATGCCTTGCTCCTGCTGCTTCGGCTGCTATAGCTCCTGACTCCAGCAGCCGGCATAGTGTCAGTCGAAGTGCCGGCCACTGGCTCGCCGTAGGACACCGATTCGTGCTCCATGGTGGTGGAGCTCTGGTTGGTTGCCAAAGTGGCGAACGCATCGGGTCCCAGCTTTTTTGTCAGCTTAGTGGCCGAGGCCGACGACGATGTTGTTGTGGTAGATGTTGCTggttgttgctgatgttgttgctgttgctgctggtgctggtgagacacttgtttctttttattgctttttgaTACCATTTTGCTGGCTGAGCTCTGACACGGATGAGGTAATCACTACAAGAGAGCCGTAAATAATGCACCTGGTTGGATTATGGCTTTTCAATGGCCTTTGGCAGCTGATTTGAGGTCgtttttcgttatttttcgTTGCTATTAATCACAATAATTGCTCGGTTCGTTGCTTTTTGGCACTCgtactaataataatatatatatacttgtgTGCGATGTGAATGGGACGTGGTTGTTGGGATCTGGACTGATGTGTCACATACTTTCCACCGCCGTGGAATGTCGAAatacttatttttaaatatatatacacaataTTTATAATACGCACACGAACACGCGACCCATAGTTCAAGTTGAagcaccaaaaacaacaataactcAACGGTGCCAGCTAAAAGCTAGgcactctcacacacacaccagaATACCCGTTGGGGTCGGGGGGGAGAGAGTCTCGGATGCAGCGCGGTGGGGAGCAGTTCAAGATACAGCTACACAGATACACTGCTTAGATGCCAAAAAAGCGATACAAAACCGGGGAGAGACTATACGGACCAGGCACTGTACTACTGTATACTATATAGACCCTGTTCGTGTTCGGAGCACTTTTTTAAGATCACCAACCGTCGCGAAGCACAACTCAAAACGTACTGATCGCGTCTGGAACCGCTTTCGACCGACTATCTGTGCGCTGCCGGCCGAAAGCGGCAGCAGCGGATCGGAGCGTTTGTGGGTTTTCGGTCGTCGGAGCTTTGGACCCCATACCAGTGGGAGCGAGAGGCAACAACACCTTCGCCttcgcaaaaacaaaaaccaaaaaccaacaaaaaaaaaaagccaaagcgTCAGAGCGTAGGTTTCGGCGCCGCGCCTGTATGTAACTCTGGATGTGTGTATTTGTATCTTTGCGTGCAAAGAGTATCTGACGGATGCGTAGGCCGGTATGCTGGCCAGGTTTGGCTGCCACGAAGACCGCACCGGAGAGTTCAATAAGCCAATAAACACAACACGCAACTCGATCGATCGATCCATCGATGTAGCATCGATCTTTTGTGAAAGtggccgaaaaaaaagaaataaaaacatgtGTCTGATGACTGCCGGCAGTCTTGACAGAAAGATGCACGAACTTCCCAAGCGACAACAACCGGGGCAGGACGGTCATAAAGCCAAACTCAAATTGGCTAACCAAACATGGGTGTCGGATGCACggataaattaaaatttgaatagCATCTGACACTGATTAGTCAGCACACGATCGCCATGTTTGTGGCAACATCGTCTAGCCGAGCGGTACGTGGGCGCCTCCGCTCTGAGTAAGCTCCATTGGGATCAAGATTTATTCGCAATAATACTGAACTCAATGGCCCAATTGATTTATAACGGCCTTTGGTGGGTGAAAAGTGGATATGACCAAATGTGGGAATGGCTCTAGCAATAGATCCATTGATCTATGCAATTGCACTTGGAAAGTATAGCCCCATTGGAGGTCTTTCACTAATTCGACCTTCATAAGTCTCGTCTGTCAAATATCCAAGCTAGCTATGTAGCTAGCTGGTGAGTTTAAGCTATCAAAAAAAACAATCCGAATTCTTACTTAATTCACAACCTGACGTCATACACGGCGTATGAGCGACGAACGATAAAGCAACCGAAAGCCCATTTTCATGCGAAGCCAAAAGCAATCAAAACTTGTTTGCTGGCCGggtacacaaaaaaataaaatcacacAAATAGAAGTAAGGCACAAATGCAAAATTAAAGTGGAAAATAAAAGCGGCCACAGTGAAGCCTGCTTAGCAATTCACGACAGCAGAGATGGGAATACCTACATACCTACCCATACATGCATTCTGGGATCTGGAACATGTTGCAATTCAGATCAAATGCCAATTGGGAACTGGGCCGATGGCTGTACCATGGTGGACTGCTGGGTGTAAttagcgagagagagagatgggGTTCGGGTTCCACAGATCTCATCAGCCAGTAGTAAGATGATGACATCTCACAACGTTTTccttggaattgaaattgaattctGGGATGGCGTCGGCAACAGAGGCGTTCTCGAAATTTATGCGCAAGTTTTCGGCACAGCCTCAagttcaattaattttaatttaacaatAAACCGAAATGCACAGCACATCAAGGTAACGCGACCATGTCAGCCCTTATTTGGCATCTGGCCGAAAAGTCGAGATATCCGAAAAAAAAGCATTACACAATGCACTTTTAGGGCAGGCTTGGAACAACGACATTCTCTTACGAGTTGGCCAAATCGGCCAACTGAGTCAACAGCGCTCGACAGATGCCCATATGGGCATGGCGGCCCAGTCACGTACATAGCTTGCCGAATATATTATACACTCTtaactgaaaaatattaaaaacaattaaacgCCAGGCTGGTCAATGAATTGTAATGACTACGACCAGTGACGTGCCTAGGCCTATCCGGTACAGAGCTATAACCCAACCTATCTAGTCTCTAGTTCCCATATGAAatacttcaaaaaaaaagctctAAAAGCAAGGCTAATATCGGTGCTTAGTAAAAACCATTAAACAACATTTTGGTTATATCTTATCTAGCTCGCCTTGCCTTGGCATTCTCCATAATTTGCATAAGATACTTTGTATCTTTTGTACTCGTAGTAAACTCTAAATATTTTCCTAAAGAATGCTAAAGAAATGCAATACAGTTGAGTCACAATCAATATGGCAACatatttgtgtttgttttttaatcagcaaatctataaataagttattcattcattttttGACAAATGAAAGTCCCAGTAGACCCTTGTTGAGTACACAGCGAGAAAGCAATTAGTTAATCACCTTttaaacaagatagaaggaaAGTTTACAATCCAAAGGTCCGATCAACCTTAAATATAACCCCCTAACCTCTATACATTATATGCAATATGGTTCTTATCACTCGGCTTGTACATTGCATGATCGTTTAATACGGAAGTTATGATAACACCTACCAAgaccttgcaaaaaattccttgaaaactaaaaactaaaaaaagtatttaaagaTACGGAACATTTTAGCAATTATTGCAATTACACGCTTCTGTCGTTTATTataattcatatttttccatttgtaTTTCTTTAAGGCTtacatattaaaatatatgctTAGTGTAGGttcaatatttattgtttgtttttttttttttttttttgtttttgtttatttatccGATTATAATAATTACCAATTATTTTCTGTCTGGTTTTAACGCATTCCTAAGActtaattgttattttttacaGTGTGATATTCGTCGCCAAGCGTGCATTGTCGGATGATGTCGGTTTTGGGGTATCGTGTCTGGGGTATATCTCTTCTGGTAGCTGCTCCTAATTGTGgtccagaaaaaaaaaagtatcttgAACTGCctagtttttgtttcttgttaTGTATCTGTTAGCTATGTAGTTACTGTGCCAGGCACCTACTCCACTCCAGGCCCGGACTCGGATCGGACCAGTTCTGATCATGGCTCATGGCTGGCGTTGGCTGCTGCAGACTCCTCTATATGTACAAACAAAATGTGGCATGCCCACGCACCGCCCACCCACGCCCAAGTCCGGACTGGAGCTACTGGTTACGTATATCAAGTGCAACGCTTGCCTAGTGTCTTCTAGAATTATCCGTTTAGGGGGCCTATACATAATTATGTCCCTCATCTagtcatatatatatatttatatatatatgtgtatgtggTTTGTGGTATTAAAAGTCGTGTAATGCGTAAAACCAATTGAACGTAACACTTTAAAACTTGCAACTCATACAGGTTGTTGTTTTAGATGCGACCAACGCATCGCAAAAATTAACAGATAATCGTTTACATCTAAGTCCGTACAGGTGGCACGGACGTATATatagcatatatatatatatatatgggtgtatatatatgtatatggtgTATACATAGTTGTAagtgtatgcatgtatgtaACGCTAGTTAACTATTAtgtgtacaatgcaattactTAAACGCTAGCCTAAGCCTAACTAAAACTATTACAATTAAAGGGAAACGTCCCACTCCAAGGATACTTCGGTTCTTCTGATCTGATCTGATCTGCCTGTCTGTGTCCAAGTGCGATGATGTCGGCTGGACGATCACTATATACAATTGGTTTCGCTTAGTCCCCCTGCTGCTGGTCCTCCGGTAAGGCGTTGCGACAGACCTCGTACTTGATGACCTTGCCGTGTATCTGGCCATCGGACAAGATCTGTACTTGAACCGGCTGCTGCTGGCCGTCGCTGGCATCCGCCTGCTGTTCCTGCAATAGTGGGGCAAGTCAAATAAATGTTTGTAACACAGCCTAGCGTGGAACAGTAACTAATTAAACTAAACTAAGTATTAGGCTCAGGCAGCAACAAGCAGGATGTTTTTTGAGGATGAAAGGAAGCGTGTACAAAACATAAACAGGAAACAGGTCAGGACAGGTCAGGACGGGAGGACAGTCACAGGCAGGAGGTTATAATCTCAAGGCATAcgacaataacaacaaataacaacaataacagcagcaacaaaagaCAACATACATAATCACAATCATCGATTGATTATATAAGAAGGAGACATTTAAAGACAATTAGCGATAATTTGGATATTTCATACACACCTAAACGCTTAAACTGAAGCCTTTTGAAtggatacggatacggatacggatacgATTTATATTCATTGCAGAGTTATGGATTTCTTtcgatttatatatatttatatacttgtttctttttttagtttgtCTGGTGAGAGAGAAATATATTTACTTCCTGTCGTCAGGAGGCGGACATGGACAGACCCACCAGTACACCCCTATCAGATCAGATCAAATCAGATCCCATTCCACCTGATCAGATCAGATCGAATCGGGACCAGCGATGTGACTTGCGACTTGAAGGCGTGTGCTTGTGCGAATGGATATCGCTCGAgttggtttcttttttgtttgtttgattagttttttatggttttatcttttttcttaatttttttttttgttcttagtAAGAAGTAGTTGGTACAACAAGCTGCAAAGTATTGGAAAAGGTAATGCGATTATGTTTTAGATTCGATTTCATTGGTTCAGtgacataaaaataaatgtatatataggTATAGGGGACAGATAGACGAGAAACAGAGAGACGAGTGGGTCGAGAGACATTTAACTTAAGATTAGGCTTAAACCACATCGGCCGATTGGGGATGCCAATAAGAATCGTTTATTGTTGAATCGATAACATTGCTTAGGTGCTTAGAGTTCGTATTTTACATTTAGGTTAGGGTTAGGTCGGCCTAACTTACTCCCAACTAGAATTAGACTTAGACGCTAACTAGGTTGTGTGTTTAATCAAAGCATTTTTTAAGAGCGGAACGGAGCGATCGGGATATATGTATCAGGTTATCTGGGTTATCGGAGAGGCACTGGACTGGGACTGGATCGGAACCAGGATCTGGAGTCTAGCATACCTGTTGCTGCGATATGGCTGGCTTCGTCTCCAAGTGCTGGCGCTGATGCAGCATCAGGTGGTTCTTCTGGAAGAACGCCTTGCCGCACTCACAGACGTGGGTGCGGACGGTACAGCCACCGTTCGGATGCCGGCGATTATGCTGCATGAGTCCGTGCTTGGCGGCGAATCCCTTGCCGCAGCTGGCGCAGAAGTGCGACTTGGGTTTGTTGGCCGGCGCCACAGACACCacatgctgctgctgttgctgttgttgttgctgttgcacgTGCTGCAGATGCTGCTGTTGGCCGTGGACCGGCATGGTCGGCACTGCGGTGACCACCGCTTGCGGATGGGTCGAGTTGGCGGCCTGCACCAGCGTGGTCTGCGACATCACCTGCCCGGTGGAGGATATGATCTGTACGGGCACTGGGCTCTGGCCCACCAGGTTCGGATTGGCCGTGACCACTGTGCCCGGATTCAGGCTGGCCGTGCTCAAAAAGTGGCCAGGCAGCGCGGCTGTCAGGGCGCACAGATCGGTCATCAGACTCTTATCGCCGGTATGGAGGCGCAAGTGAAGTGCCAACGCTTCCCGGCTGTTAAAGGCGCTGCCGCACTCGCTATAATTAGACCTCAAAGTTAATAGATATCTTTATTAGATTTTTCGACTGGCAACTCACCGGCATACAAACTGCGGCCGAGCCACGCCGTTGGCATCCGTGGTGGAGACCGTCAGGAGCGTGGAATTGGCCGGATTGCTGACCACTGTTATGGTCTGCGGATGCGTCGGCTGGCCAGGATGGTGGTGAGGCTGTTGCAGCTGCTTGAATGAGTAATACTTGAATTAGTCAATGACTGTCCGATGGACGAGAGCGAATGCAAAGACAAAATACCTGTTGATTGGCGATGATGGTGGCACTGCTCGTGTTGGGATTCACGCCGTTGTGCGCCGTCCTCACGTGCTGGTGTAGCTCGGCCTTGGTGAGGAAGCCCTCGCCGCAGCTGACGCAGGGATGAGCCTGCTCGCCAGTGTGTACCCGCCTAATGGCAAGACAGAAATTGGATTAGTACATGTCCCAATGAGAGCATAGTCTTAAGTGATTACCTCATGTGGGAAACTAGCGTTcgcttttgtaaaaattcCTTGCCGCACACTGTGCACGAGTGGGGAATCTTGCCGTGGATGCGTCCGTGATTAACCAGCTGGAACTTGCGTGGAAACGAGGCTCCGCACTCGGCGCAAACGAATGGATTCAAAGAACCATGAAAGCTAAGGGCCAAAAAAGAACTCAGTCCAGGAACGACTTCATAAATCCTCAACCTACCGCGAGTGCATAATCAGGTGGTTCTCCTGGGCAAAGCTCTCACCGCATTCCTCGCACACGTAGGGTCGTTCACCGGCGTGGAACTTGCTGTGCGTAACCAGGTGTCGCTTCAAGGGAAAGGCACGTCCGCACTCCTGACAGACGAATGGTCGCTCGCGGCTATGGACGCGCGAGTGAGTCAGCAGGTGGTGCTTGAGGGTGAAGCTTTTCTTGCACTCCTGGCACTGATACGGTCGCTCCGTCGAATGCAGCAACAGATGTGTATTAAGGCAGTGCTTGTGGGCGAAGCTCTTGCCGCAATGGGTGCAGATATGGGGGCGTTCACCTGGGATTTTCAAAAAAGAACACAATATGGATTAGACCCGTTCGCTGGGGATGACTAATATGGCAGGAACAAGAACAACCACCTGTGTGTACGCGTGCGTGGGTCGTCAAGTGATGCTTGAGCAGAAAGGACTTGCCGCACTCGTCGCAACTGTACGGGCGTTCCTTCTTAATGGTGGCGTCCGtctataaaaataagaaatatgattattttttacaatatttaaGATGTTTTACTGAAACTTACTTCGCTGAAATGCATTGATTCCTGTATTTCGGTCTTGGGGGACAACTCTAATGTGCCTGGCTCCAACTTCAAGTTGGGTGCGTCGCCCTGTGAGTCCTCGTTCTCCTCGAGCCCTTGGATTACTTTCTGTACTTGAACTGAAATACCAGGAAGTATGTCACCTAAGAGAGTTGTTGCACCGCCAACGGAACAGAAACCAAATGGAATTCAAAcgaaaaaagtaaaagaaagaaataaagagaagaaacaaaaggaataaaatcaaatatacAATAAAACTCAAAgtgcaaataaataatattagcCGATGGTTGGGTTAGTCatcaaaactaaaacaaaGTTAGGCCAACGAAACTATCTAAGACTATAGCTGAAACGCCACGCAACCGGGTCAGTCAGTCAAAGCAACCGGAACCGAGTAAGTGCCAATATTGTTGTATATGCCGGATAGTGTTCAGTGGAATTACTTCGTTTCAGGTTTATCGGTGAGTGCAGGAGGATACAAGGAGGACTGGAGTGGGAGGGAGTAACAAACACAGATTTGAGATGCTTACTTGGTGTCCCGCCGGACGCGGCATGATGATGCGCTCCGTCGGCAGTTGTGATCGTGTGCGTCTGATGGTGGCCAGCGGCGATAGCGCGCTTGATCAGGATCTCGTTGCACTCCTCCTGCGTGAGGTGCAGTGCTCCGATCGAGCTGAAGTGCGACTTGGCCGCCGAGCCGGCCGTCAGCACCGTTTGTCCGGTCTTGGCATCGACGATACTCCCATTGGCCAACTGATGATGGGCTGTGGGATCTCCAGCCGCCgcggctgcagctgctgctgccgtgGCCTGATCAACCAGAAGATCTATTTGGTGGTTCCAATTTCCAAGTTTTGATGGTTGTTCGGTTGTGATTTTATCGATCAGCCCGCGCCCGCCGCCCGCCAGTGGTGATGGATGAAGGTGTTGTGGTGTTATGGTGGCATGGTGCAGTGATGTGATGCATGGCGGTGCAAGTTATATGATGGATTCGGTGATTTTTGGGTGCAATAGCAGTACGAATAACACACGAACACAGTGAAGGGGTTTattttgttgtagttgttgttgttgttgaggAGGAGATGGTTGGGATCGCGGGATTTTGTGGTTCGGTTTCGGGTTCGATATCATTATTTTTCAAGGGCGAGCGAGATCGAGCgagaattaaatataaaaaaaaaaagtagaaaaacacaaataaataaaatttaaattaaataaacaggagtagaaagagaaaaacaatcgattaacaaaaaaacccaaactaTATGGATAATCACAAAGATAGAAACAGAAACACGCGTGCAACACGAATTCCGGACTCGAATCGAGGCACTTACAGTTTTTGTCGAGGCTCAGGACCTGCTGGTTGGCGTCCT is a window of Drosophila bipectinata strain 14024-0381.07 chromosome 2R, DbipHiC1v2, whole genome shotgun sequence DNA encoding:
- the cg gene encoding zinc finger protein 189 isoform X8, translated to MCAAQNPPPFGYTWGFADNGSRTAESVLEISPNINYTVSGESMPYLLATDGSLAVQKDVKGALAAAGNKNVVRRMFVVNDPSFPPGTQRVITTGGASTVVKKQDANQQVLSLDKNFQVQKVIQGLEENEDSQGDAPNLKLEPGTLELSPKTEIQESMHFSETDATIKKERPYSCDECGKSFLLKHHLTTHARVHTGGERPHICTHCGKSFAHKHCLNTHLLLHSTERPYQCQECKKSFTLKHHLLTHSRVHSRERPFVCQECGRAFPLKRHLVTHSKFHAGERPYVCEECGESFAQENHLIMHSRFHGSLNPFVCAECGASFPRKFQLVNHGRIHGKIPHSCTVCGKEFLQKRTLVSHMRRVHTGEQAHPCVSCGEGFLTKAELHQHVRTAHNGVNPNTSSATIIANQQYYSFKQLQQPHHHPGQPTHPQTITVVSNPANSTLLTVSTTDANGVARPQFVCRECGSAFNSREALALHLRLHTGDKSLMTDLCALTAALPGHFLSTASLNPGTVVTANPNLVGQSPVPVQIISSTGQVMSQTTLVQAANSTHPQAVVTAVPTMPVHGQQQHLQHVQQQQQQQQQQHVVSVAPANKPKSHFCASCGKGFAAKHGLMQHNRRHPNGGCTVRTHVCECGKAFFQKNHLMLHQRQHLETKPAISQQQEQQADASDGQQQPVQVQILSDGQIHGKVIKYEVCRNALPEDQQQGD
- the cg gene encoding zinc finger protein 189 isoform X6, translated to MCAAQNPPPFGYTWGFADNGSRTAESVLEISPNINYTVSGESMPYLLATDGSLAVQKDVKGALAAAGNKNVVRRMFVVNDPSFPPGTQRVITTGGASTVVKKQDANQQVLSLDKNCDILPGISVQVQKVIQGLEENEDSQGDAPNLKLEPGTLELSPKTEIQESMHFSETDATIKKERPYSCDECGKSFLLKHHLTTHARVHTGGERPHICTHCGKSFAHKHCLNTHLLLHSTERPYQCQECKKSFTLKHHLLTHSRVHSRERPFVCQECGRAFPLKRHLVTHSKFHAGERPYVCEECGESFAQENHLIMHSRFHGSLNPFVCAECGASFPRKFQLVNHGRIHGKIPHSCTVCGKEFLQKRTLVSHMRRVHTGEQAHPCVSCGEGFLTKAELHQHVRTAHNGVNPNTSSATIIANQQYYSFKQLQQPHHHPGQPTHPQTITVVSNPANSTLLTVSTTDANGVARPQFVCRECGSAFNSREALALHLRLHTGDKSLMTDLCALTAALPGHFLSTASLNPGTVVTANPNLVGQSPVPVQIISSTGQVMSQTTLVQAANSTHPQAVVTAVPTMPVHGQQQHLQHVQQQQQQQQQQHVVSVAPANKPKSHFCASCGKGFAAKHGLMQHNRRHPNGGCTVRTHVCECGKAFFQKNHLMLHQRQHLETKPAISQQQEQQADASDGQQQPVQVQILSDGQIHGKVIKYEVCRNALPEDQQQGD
- the cg gene encoding zinc finger protein 189 isoform X2, which gives rise to MCAAQNPPPFGYTWGFADNGSRTAESVLEISPNINYTVSGESMPYLLATDGSLAVQKDVKGALAAAGNKNVVRRMFVVNDPSFPPGTQRVITTGGASTVVKKQDANQQVLSLDKNYLLVDQATAAAAAAAAAGDPTAHHQLANGSIVDAKTGQTVLTAGSAAKSHFSSIGALHLTQEECNEILIKRAIAAGHHQTHTITTADGAHHHAASGGTPSDILPGISVQVQKVIQGLEENEDSQGDAPNLKLEPGTLELSPKTEIQESMHFSETDATIKKERPYSCDECGKSFLLKHHLTTHARVHTGGERPHICTHCGKSFAHKHCLNTHLLLHSTERPYQCQECKKSFTLKHHLLTHSRVHSRERPFVCQECGRAFPLKRHLVTHSKFHAGERPYVCEECGESFAQENHLIMHSRFHGSLNPFVCAECGASFPRKFQLVNHGRIHGKIPHSCTVCGKEFLQKRTLVSHMRRVHTGEQAHPCVSCGEGFLTKAELHQHVRTAHNGVNPNTSSATIIANQQYYSFKQLQQPHHHPGQPTHPQTITVVSNPANSTLLTVSTTDANGVARPQFVCRECGSAFNSREALALHLRLHTGDKSLMTDLCALTAALPGHFLSTASLNPGTVVTANPNLVGQSPVPVQIISSTGQVMSQTTLVQAANSTHPQAVVTAVPTMPVHGQQQHLQHVQQQQQQQQQQHVVSVAPANKPKSHFCASCGKGFAAKHGLMQHNRRHPNGGCTVRTHVCECGKAFFQKNHLMLHQRQHLETKPAISQQQEQQADASDGQQQPVQVQILSDGQIHGKVIKYEVCRNALPEDQQQGD
- the cg gene encoding zinc finger protein 189 isoform X7; the protein is MCAAQNPPPFGYTWGFADNGSRTAESVLEISPNINYTVSGESMPYLLATDGSLAVQKDVKGALAAAGNKNVVRRMFVVNDPSFPPGTQRVITTGGASTVVKKQDANQQVLSLDKNCDILPGISVQVQKVIQGLEENEDSQGDAPNLKLEPGTLELSPKTEIQESMHFSETDATIKKERPYSCDECGKSFLLKHHLTTHARVHTGERPHICTHCGKSFAHKHCLNTHLLLHSTERPYQCQECKKSFTLKHHLLTHSRVHSRERPFVCQECGRAFPLKRHLVTHSKFHAGERPYVCEECGESFAQENHLIMHSRFHGSLNPFVCAECGASFPRKFQLVNHGRIHGKIPHSCTVCGKEFLQKRTLVSHMRRVHTGEQAHPCVSCGEGFLTKAELHQHVRTAHNGVNPNTSSATIIANQQLQQPHHHPGQPTHPQTITVVSNPANSTLLTVSTTDANGVARPQFVCRECGSAFNSREALALHLRLHTGDKSLMTDLCALTAALPGHFLSTASLNPGTVVTANPNLVGQSPVPVQIISSTGQVMSQTTLVQAANSTHPQAVVTAVPTMPVHGQQQHLQHVQQQQQQQQQQHVVSVAPANKPKSHFCASCGKGFAAKHGLMQHNRRHPNGGCTVRTHVCECGKAFFQKNHLMLHQRQHLETKPAISQQQEQQADASDGQQQPVQVQILSDGQIHGKVIKYEVCRNALPEDQQQGD
- the cg gene encoding zinc finger protein 189 isoform X1 — its product is MCAAQNPPPFGYTWGFADNGSRTAESVLEISPNINYTVSGESMPYLLATDGSLAVQKDVKGALAAAGNKNVVRRMFVVNDPSFPPGTQRVITTGGASTVVKKQDANQQVLSLDKNYLLVDQATAAAAAAAAAGDPTAHHQLANGSIVDAKTGQTVLTAGSAAKSHFSSIGALHLTQEECNEILIKRAIAAGHHQTHTITTADGAHHHAASGGTPSGATTLLGDILPGISVQVQKVIQGLEENEDSQGDAPNLKLEPGTLELSPKTEIQESMHFSETDATIKKERPYSCDECGKSFLLKHHLTTHARVHTGGERPHICTHCGKSFAHKHCLNTHLLLHSTERPYQCQECKKSFTLKHHLLTHSRVHSRERPFVCQECGRAFPLKRHLVTHSKFHAGERPYVCEECGESFAQENHLIMHSRFHGSLNPFVCAECGASFPRKFQLVNHGRIHGKIPHSCTVCGKEFLQKRTLVSHMRRVHTGEQAHPCVSCGEGFLTKAELHQHVRTAHNGVNPNTSSATIIANQQYYSFKQLQQPHHHPGQPTHPQTITVVSNPANSTLLTVSTTDANGVARPQFVCRECGSAFNSREALALHLRLHTGDKSLMTDLCALTAALPGHFLSTASLNPGTVVTANPNLVGQSPVPVQIISSTGQVMSQTTLVQAANSTHPQAVVTAVPTMPVHGQQQHLQHVQQQQQQQQQQHVVSVAPANKPKSHFCASCGKGFAAKHGLMQHNRRHPNGGCTVRTHVCECGKAFFQKNHLMLHQRQHLETKPAISQQQEQQADASDGQQQPVQVQILSDGQIHGKVIKYEVCRNALPEDQQQGD
- the cg gene encoding zinc finger protein 189 isoform X3, with the translated sequence MCAAQNPPPFGYTWGFADNGSRTAESVLEISPNINYTVSGESMPYLLATDGSLAVQKDVKGALAAAGNKNVVRRMFVVNDPSFPPGTQRVITTGGASTVVKKQDANQQVLSLDKNYLLVDQATAAAAAAAAAGDPTAHHQLANGSIVDAKTGQTVLTAGSAAKSHFSSIGALHLTQEECNEILIKRAIAAGHHQTHTITTADGAHHHAASGGTPSDILPGISVQVQKVIQGLEENEDSQGDAPNLKLEPGTLELSPKTEIQESMHFSETDATIKKERPYSCDECGKSFLLKHHLTTHARVHTGERPHICTHCGKSFAHKHCLNTHLLLHSTERPYQCQECKKSFTLKHHLLTHSRVHSRERPFVCQECGRAFPLKRHLVTHSKFHAGERPYVCEECGESFAQENHLIMHSRFHGSLNPFVCAECGASFPRKFQLVNHGRIHGKIPHSCTVCGKEFLQKRTLVSHMRRVHTGEQAHPCVSCGEGFLTKAELHQHVRTAHNGVNPNTSSATIIANQQLQQPHHHPGQPTHPQTITVVSNPANSTLLTVSTTDANGVARPQFVCRECGSAFNSREALALHLRLHTGDKSLMTDLCALTAALPGHFLSTASLNPGTVVTANPNLVGQSPVPVQIISSTGQVMSQTTLVQAANSTHPQAVVTAVPTMPVHGQQQHLQHVQQQQQQQQQQHVVSVAPANKPKSHFCASCGKGFAAKHGLMQHNRRHPNGGCTVRTHVCECGKAFFQKNHLMLHQRQHLETKPAISQQQEQQADASDGQQQPVQVQILSDGQIHGKVIKYEVCRNALPEDQQQGD